The Halobacterium litoreum genome includes a region encoding these proteins:
- a CDS encoding right-handed parallel beta-helix repeat-containing protein, with protein sequence MHPRSTQFAGRTAAVFVAVLVTVSFAAGAAGARAGTDSAATVGVSSCGTIDAPGFYELTANVTNATGDGCIEITADRVFLRGNGHVLAAGNATGAAVTATDAEQVSVTGITATGWQTGVAFRNVSGGTILGNTVSDAAVAGVSLRDGTGGVAVTENRVSNASTGVSVGDAGEGNVVSGNDLADLSNAGVSVAADETDVVDNDVTDALGGAVRVTGAQSALVANNTVRGGIGGVLVSNSSGVTVRANDFGGVDGASVLVEGAANDTGDAQPSARPSWTGDFDGVPVGLFDGALVTQPVPETQVANNTVANGSGYGIVFRETATATIAGNDVTGARDGIRVHNATNVTVTGNVVTNSTDDGVAVANATGNVVEANRLLDNGDDGVYVVGSNNTVANNTARRNADDGVDVQSAVGATVTGNVASDNGDDGIYLRGVRDAVVRFNTVRENVDDGVDLRGSTNTVVRGNAVCLNRHDDLVARNGSRANSVGPNDC encoded by the coding sequence ATGCATCCGAGAAGCACGCAGTTCGCCGGCCGCACCGCGGCGGTGTTCGTGGCGGTCCTCGTGACCGTCTCGTTCGCCGCCGGCGCCGCCGGCGCGAGGGCAGGAACCGACAGCGCGGCGACCGTCGGCGTGTCGTCGTGTGGAACTATCGACGCTCCGGGGTTCTACGAACTCACCGCGAACGTCACGAACGCCACCGGCGACGGCTGCATCGAGATTACGGCCGACCGCGTGTTCCTCCGCGGGAACGGCCACGTGCTCGCCGCCGGGAACGCAACCGGCGCCGCCGTCACCGCGACCGACGCCGAGCAGGTGTCGGTCACCGGAATCACGGCGACCGGGTGGCAGACCGGCGTCGCGTTCCGGAACGTCTCGGGCGGCACCATCCTCGGGAACACCGTCTCCGACGCCGCCGTCGCCGGCGTCTCGCTCCGGGACGGAACCGGCGGCGTCGCGGTCACGGAGAACCGCGTCTCGAACGCCTCCACGGGGGTCTCGGTCGGCGACGCGGGCGAGGGCAACGTCGTCTCGGGCAACGACCTCGCGGACCTCTCGAACGCCGGCGTGTCGGTCGCCGCCGACGAGACCGACGTGGTCGACAACGACGTGACCGACGCGCTCGGGGGCGCCGTCCGCGTCACCGGCGCCCAGTCCGCGCTCGTCGCGAACAACACCGTCCGCGGCGGCATCGGCGGCGTCCTCGTCTCGAACTCGTCCGGCGTCACGGTGCGCGCGAACGACTTCGGCGGCGTCGACGGCGCGAGCGTCCTCGTCGAGGGCGCCGCGAACGACACCGGCGACGCACAGCCGTCCGCGCGACCGTCGTGGACCGGCGACTTCGACGGCGTCCCCGTCGGCCTCTTCGACGGCGCGCTCGTCACGCAGCCGGTCCCCGAGACGCAGGTCGCAAACAACACCGTCGCGAACGGGAGCGGCTACGGCATCGTCTTCCGGGAGACGGCCACCGCGACCATCGCCGGCAACGACGTGACCGGCGCCCGCGACGGCATCCGCGTCCACAACGCGACGAACGTCACCGTCACCGGGAACGTCGTCACCAACAGCACGGACGACGGCGTCGCGGTGGCGAACGCCACGGGGAACGTCGTGGAAGCCAACCGCCTGCTCGACAACGGCGACGACGGCGTCTACGTCGTCGGGAGCAACAACACGGTCGCGAACAACACCGCGCGCCGGAACGCCGACGACGGCGTCGACGTCCAGAGCGCGGTCGGCGCGACCGTCACCGGGAACGTCGCCAGCGACAACGGCGACGACGGCATCTACCTCCGGGGCGTCCGCGACGCCGTCGTCCGGTTCAATACCGTTCGGGAGAACGTCGACGACGGCGTCGACCTCCGCGGCTCGACGAACACCGTCGTGCGCGGGAACGCGGTCTGCCTGAACCGCCACGACGACCTCGTGGCGCGCAACGGGTCGCGGGCCAACAGCGTCGGCCCGAACGACTGCTGA
- a CDS encoding PKD domain-containing protein produces the protein MAMPESSLSRVAAVVAVVSFVVAAPIVGVVSFSGSSSAMQASTYAVAQGTTCATVSPVTDTGQNVTEFYDYRNPYPDITGNPFALTYSSYGTTEYQETSGSVLFFYEGSEGASAVFLHDRLGDEDGGSTLTMSFDDLPAGGEWVVQDDRYPERDDDWSLGGESATIDWKWGPNRTDGGAFRGVGDLDGAIEITPGFNEDAAHWGDWGYSGTEETRVDSWTLVGADGSETGLDMDRRAFVHSGPCLETPPSASVTAPDTTEEGDSVTIDASGTTDDEAVGGYEWDFDGDGETDRVTEDPAVSRSFEEAGNYTVSVTAFDTYGNADTASTTIEVTVPQTPPDAVLDAPDTAVVNETVTLDASDSTDEGRITEYRWDFDGDGTVDLNTTDAEVEHAYTEPGDVTTVVTVVDDAGAVDAATADVEVLAPNRPPNASLDAPAAVLEDETVTLDATGSTDDRGIETYEWDFDGDGEEDAQTDEPTIDHTYEEPGNYTPTVQVVDEADEIDTATAEIEVVPVDDPPSAELDAPETATVGQPATFDASDSDDEEGIDSYRWDFDGDGQVDATTAGPTTEYAYTQTGTVDATVTVVDTGGQTANASATVEVLPPDDPPTAALSAPANATVDEDVVFDASNSSDDRGVEVYRWDFDGDGEVDDETDDPAVAHEYEGAGTYTATVTVVDTGGQTATASATVTVTGPPNADLAVPETAFVNETVTLDAGGSTDEGRITEYRWDFDGDDEVDSTTSSPTTTHVYNETDDYDVGVTVVDDDGNTDTVYEELEVDEREFPPTAALSAPSRVTVDEPFTLDASASSDEDGSIETYEWDFDGDGDTDEETDEPTVEYAYDDLGDVSPSVTVVDDDGLESTASATVTVGEPLPLDAEFAVETRDPTAGQSVSFDASASTPVADITSYSWTFGDGASASGQQPTHTYDSSGSYTVTLEVQNESGATATATQTVTVAARSSGGGGNNGGGGNNGGGGNNGGGGNSGGGGNPGGGNSGGGGSPGGGGSPGGGSSGGGSSGGGNSGGSSPPADTGDPEIGPANVTVEDRTLLVGDSIVVEATVSNTGDAPGTKTVEFEVEGDQITSREVPLDPNETRTVTFTHRFTTPGNKTIEVDEGEKQYITVEPRVPNISVDSVDAGEQPVAAGEAFTLTAVVSNTGDAEGSERVQLELFGEVVAVENVSVAPGETRRVEFTRSIQAPGDYEASVGNASVSIRVASDDTATTESTTTTSSSGDGVPGFGVAVALVAVLVAALAAARRET, from the coding sequence ATGGCAATGCCCGAGTCCTCGCTCTCCCGGGTGGCCGCAGTCGTGGCAGTGGTATCGTTCGTCGTCGCGGCGCCGATAGTCGGCGTCGTGTCGTTCAGCGGGTCGTCGTCGGCGATGCAGGCGTCGACGTACGCCGTCGCGCAGGGGACGACGTGCGCGACGGTGAGTCCGGTGACGGACACCGGCCAGAACGTCACCGAGTTCTACGACTACCGGAACCCCTACCCGGACATCACGGGGAACCCGTTCGCGCTGACGTACAGCTCCTACGGCACGACGGAGTACCAGGAGACGTCGGGGAGCGTGCTGTTCTTCTACGAGGGGTCTGAGGGCGCGAGCGCCGTGTTCCTCCACGACCGCCTCGGCGACGAGGACGGCGGGAGCACGCTGACGATGTCCTTCGACGACCTGCCGGCGGGCGGCGAGTGGGTCGTACAGGACGACCGCTACCCGGAGCGGGACGACGACTGGAGCCTCGGCGGGGAGTCCGCGACCATCGACTGGAAGTGGGGGCCGAACCGCACCGACGGCGGCGCGTTCCGCGGCGTCGGCGACCTGGACGGCGCCATCGAAATCACGCCCGGCTTCAACGAGGACGCCGCGCACTGGGGCGACTGGGGCTACTCGGGCACGGAGGAGACGCGCGTCGACAGTTGGACGCTGGTCGGCGCGGACGGCTCGGAGACCGGCCTCGACATGGACCGTCGCGCGTTCGTCCACAGCGGGCCGTGTCTGGAGACGCCGCCGTCCGCGAGCGTGACGGCGCCCGACACCACGGAGGAGGGCGACAGCGTCACCATCGACGCGAGCGGGACGACCGACGACGAGGCCGTCGGCGGCTACGAGTGGGACTTCGACGGCGACGGCGAGACCGACCGCGTCACCGAGGACCCGGCGGTGTCGCGGTCCTTCGAGGAGGCGGGCAACTACACGGTGTCGGTGACGGCCTTCGACACGTACGGGAACGCGGACACGGCGTCCACGACAATCGAGGTGACCGTGCCACAGACGCCGCCGGACGCCGTCCTCGACGCGCCCGACACGGCGGTCGTGAACGAGACGGTGACCCTGGACGCCAGCGACTCCACCGACGAGGGCCGGATTACCGAGTACCGCTGGGACTTCGACGGCGACGGCACGGTCGACCTGAACACGACCGACGCCGAGGTCGAGCACGCGTACACCGAGCCGGGCGACGTGACCACCGTCGTCACCGTCGTGGACGACGCGGGCGCGGTTGACGCGGCGACCGCGGACGTGGAAGTGCTGGCGCCGAACCGGCCGCCGAACGCGAGCCTCGACGCGCCCGCGGCGGTCCTCGAGGACGAGACGGTGACACTCGACGCCACCGGGTCGACCGACGACCGCGGCATCGAGACCTACGAGTGGGACTTCGACGGCGACGGCGAGGAGGACGCCCAGACGGACGAGCCGACTATCGACCACACCTACGAGGAGCCGGGTAACTACACGCCGACCGTACAGGTGGTGGACGAGGCCGACGAGATAGACACCGCGACCGCCGAGATAGAGGTGGTGCCCGTCGACGACCCGCCGTCCGCCGAACTCGACGCGCCGGAGACGGCGACGGTCGGACAGCCGGCGACGTTCGACGCGTCCGACAGCGACGACGAGGAGGGCATCGACTCGTACCGCTGGGACTTCGACGGCGACGGGCAGGTGGACGCGACCACGGCGGGCCCCACGACCGAGTACGCGTACACGCAGACCGGCACCGTCGACGCGACGGTGACCGTCGTCGACACCGGCGGACAGACCGCGAACGCGTCCGCGACCGTGGAGGTGCTGCCGCCTGACGACCCGCCGACCGCGGCGCTCTCCGCGCCGGCGAACGCCACCGTCGACGAGGACGTGGTGTTCGACGCGAGCAACTCCTCGGACGACCGCGGCGTCGAGGTCTACCGGTGGGACTTCGACGGCGACGGCGAGGTCGACGACGAGACCGACGACCCCGCGGTCGCCCACGAGTACGAGGGCGCGGGTACGTACACGGCGACGGTGACGGTCGTGGACACCGGCGGGCAGACCGCCACCGCGTCCGCGACGGTGACCGTCACCGGCCCGCCGAACGCCGACCTCGCGGTGCCCGAGACGGCGTTCGTCAACGAGACGGTGACACTCGACGCCGGCGGCTCCACCGACGAGGGCCGGATTACCGAGTACCGGTGGGACTTCGACGGCGACGATGAGGTGGACTCGACCACGTCCTCGCCGACCACGACCCACGTCTACAACGAGACCGACGACTACGACGTGGGCGTGACTGTCGTGGACGACGACGGCAACACGGACACCGTCTACGAGGAACTCGAAGTCGACGAGCGCGAGTTCCCGCCGACTGCGGCGCTCTCCGCGCCGAGTCGCGTCACCGTCGACGAGCCGTTCACGCTGGACGCCAGCGCCTCCAGCGACGAGGACGGGAGCATCGAGACCTACGAGTGGGACTTCGACGGCGACGGCGACACCGACGAGGAGACCGACGAGCCGACCGTCGAGTACGCCTACGACGACCTCGGCGACGTGTCGCCGAGCGTGACGGTCGTCGACGACGACGGCCTCGAATCGACTGCGAGCGCGACCGTGACGGTCGGCGAACCGCTCCCGCTCGACGCCGAGTTCGCGGTCGAGACCCGCGACCCGACCGCCGGTCAGTCCGTCTCGTTCGACGCGAGCGCGTCCACGCCCGTCGCGGACATCACGTCGTACTCGTGGACGTTCGGCGACGGCGCGAGCGCGTCCGGCCAGCAGCCCACGCACACCTACGACTCGTCCGGGTCGTACACGGTCACGCTCGAAGTGCAGAACGAGTCGGGCGCGACCGCGACCGCCACCCAGACCGTCACCGTCGCCGCGCGCAGCAGCGGTGGCGGCGGGAACAACGGCGGCGGCGGGAACAACGGCGGCGGTGGGAACAACGGCGGTGGCGGCAACAGCGGTGGCGGCGGTAATCCGGGCGGCGGCAACAGCGGTGGCGGTGGGAGTCCGGGCGGCGGCGGTAGTCCGGGCGGTGGGAGCAGTGGCGGCGGCAGTAGCGGTGGCGGCAACAGCGGCGGCAGTTCGCCGCCCGCCGACACCGGCGACCCGGAAATCGGGCCGGCGAACGTCACCGTCGAGGACCGCACGCTGCTCGTCGGCGACTCCATCGTCGTGGAGGCGACCGTGTCGAACACGGGCGACGCACCCGGGACGAAGACCGTCGAGTTCGAGGTCGAGGGCGACCAGATTACCAGCCGCGAGGTGCCACTCGACCCGAACGAGACGCGCACCGTGACGTTCACCCACCGGTTCACCACGCCCGGCAACAAGACCATCGAGGTCGACGAGGGCGAGAAACAGTACATCACGGTCGAACCGCGGGTGCCGAACATCTCGGTCGACAGCGTCGACGCCGGCGAGCAGCCGGTCGCCGCCGGCGAAGCGTTCACGCTCACCGCCGTCGTGTCGAACACCGGGGACGCGGAGGGCAGCGAGCGCGTGCAACTCGAACTGTTCGGCGAGGTCGTCGCCGTCGAGAACGTCTCCGTGGCGCCCGGCGAGACGCGGCGCGTGGAGTTCACGCGCTCGATTCAGGCGCCCGGCGACTACGAGGCGTCGGTCGGGAACGCGTCGGTGTCGATTCGCGTCGCCAGCGACGACACCGCGACGACTGAGTCGACGACGACCACGAGTTCGTCCGGCGATGGCGTCCCCGGCTTCGGCGTCGCCGTCGCGCTGGTGGCGGTGCTGGTGGCGGCGCTCGCGGCAGCGAGAAGAGAGACGTAG